In Roseisolibacter agri, the following proteins share a genomic window:
- a CDS encoding ankyrin repeat domain-containing protein — protein MDSATHVAAFLRAATPDWRVGGPRRAMAYHAADRLLRRHPGIARHDLLTAVVCGEVAEVARRLDADPALANRRAGVRHWPPLLYLCAARLPHAPSADHAIEIARLLLDHGADPNAYAEGGNASIHYTALTLTLGRGEERAAPHPRARELARLLMERGASPYDVQVLYNVFGNHDSRRPLSDDDVWLLDLMHEISVRQGRGADWDNPEWRMLDMGGYGHGAYYLLHAAVTANLPGLATWMLAHGASPNATTPVHPRLKWRPLLLEAERRGLSEMTNLLRRHGATPGDTAATAPPTGEDAWVEACFRLDRGAMRTMLAQNPEWALHPRALHAAARRDRADVVEALLAMGTSPEVEHPRSGERALHAAAGNDAVRAIDVLLAHGAEVDPRERQWGATPLWFAVWGGYSAAAARLAPVSRDVWSLVALGQVARLRAVLEEDPSLARSAGEHETPLMYLPDDEAVAREIATLLVRHGADLSVRDERGLTAAELATERGMDDVAALLRDTTT, from the coding sequence GTGGACAGCGCGACGCACGTCGCCGCCTTCCTGCGCGCCGCGACGCCCGACTGGCGCGTCGGCGGCCCGCGGCGCGCGATGGCGTACCACGCGGCCGATCGCCTCCTGCGCCGCCATCCGGGGATCGCGCGGCACGACCTGCTGACGGCCGTCGTCTGCGGCGAGGTCGCCGAGGTCGCGCGACGCCTCGACGCCGATCCCGCGCTCGCCAACCGGCGCGCGGGCGTGCGCCACTGGCCGCCGCTGCTCTACCTGTGCGCCGCCCGGCTGCCGCACGCGCCGTCCGCCGATCACGCCATCGAGATCGCGCGCCTGCTGCTCGACCACGGCGCCGATCCGAACGCGTACGCGGAAGGCGGCAACGCGTCCATCCACTACACCGCGCTCACGCTCACGCTCGGCCGCGGCGAGGAGCGCGCGGCGCCGCACCCGCGCGCGCGCGAGCTGGCGCGGCTGCTGATGGAGCGCGGCGCGTCGCCGTACGACGTGCAGGTGCTCTACAACGTCTTCGGCAACCACGACTCGCGCCGCCCGCTGTCGGACGACGACGTGTGGCTGCTCGACCTGATGCACGAGATCTCCGTGCGGCAGGGGCGCGGCGCCGACTGGGACAATCCCGAGTGGCGCATGCTCGACATGGGCGGCTACGGGCACGGCGCGTACTACCTGCTGCACGCCGCCGTCACCGCGAACCTCCCCGGCCTCGCGACGTGGATGCTGGCGCACGGCGCGAGCCCGAACGCGACCACGCCCGTGCATCCGCGCCTGAAGTGGCGCCCGCTGCTGCTGGAGGCCGAGCGACGCGGGCTGTCGGAGATGACCAACCTGCTGCGCCGCCACGGCGCGACGCCCGGCGACACGGCCGCCACCGCGCCGCCGACCGGCGAGGACGCGTGGGTCGAGGCGTGCTTCCGCCTGGACCGCGGCGCGATGCGGACGATGCTGGCGCAGAACCCCGAATGGGCGCTGCATCCACGCGCGCTGCACGCGGCGGCGCGCCGCGATCGCGCCGACGTCGTCGAGGCGCTGCTGGCGATGGGCACGTCGCCGGAGGTCGAGCATCCGCGCAGCGGCGAACGCGCGCTGCACGCCGCCGCCGGCAACGACGCCGTGCGCGCCATCGACGTGCTGCTGGCGCACGGCGCGGAGGTGGACCCGCGCGAGCGCCAGTGGGGCGCGACGCCGCTCTGGTTCGCGGTGTGGGGCGGCTACTCGGCCGCCGCGGCGCGCCTCGCGCCCGTGAGCCGCGACGTGTGGAGCCTCGTCGCGCTCGGGCAGGTCGCGCGGCTGCGCGCGGTGCTGGAGGAGGACCCGTCGCTCGCGCGCAGCGCGGGCGAGCACGAGACGCCGCTCATGTACCTCCCCGACGACGAGGCGGTCGCGCGCGAGATCGCGACGCTGCTCGT
- a CDS encoding serine hydrolase domain-containing protein — MRFPTLATITAVAVGVSLAACAPRAATTAAAPALDVRDTALARALRTKLDSLRGVLHFPGATLAVALPDGRVVAVASGLADTARGIPLRTTDRLLSGSVGKTYVSAVAMQLVHEGTLDLEAPISRWLGTAPWFARLPNARAITVRQLMNHTSGLVRYEFDPRATAVLREQPMKAWTPEERLSYLLDTSAPFAAGQGWDYSDTNYIVLAMILERITGRPYYDELRRRILEPLRLTNTIPSDRPDLPGLANGYAGPKNDLGGYDASLDASGRLRVNPQFEWTGGGIASTTADLARWGKLLYEGKAFDASLLPRMLDGVPSKLGRDVKYGLGVMTRPTALGPAWGHSGFFPGYATELLYFPDLKVAAAIQVNVTAPYPRGLVPFLVEAARTAGGTR; from the coding sequence ATGCGCTTCCCCACCCTCGCCACGATCACTGCCGTCGCCGTCGGCGTCTCGCTCGCCGCCTGCGCCCCGCGCGCGGCCACCACCGCCGCAGCGCCCGCGCTCGACGTCCGCGACACCGCGCTCGCGCGCGCGCTGCGGACGAAGCTCGACTCGCTGCGCGGCGTCCTCCACTTCCCCGGCGCCACGCTCGCCGTCGCGCTTCCGGACGGCCGCGTCGTCGCCGTCGCGAGCGGGCTCGCCGACACGGCGCGCGGGATTCCGCTCCGCACGACGGACAGGCTGCTCTCGGGCAGCGTCGGCAAGACGTACGTGTCCGCGGTGGCGATGCAGCTCGTGCACGAGGGGACGCTCGACCTCGAGGCGCCGATCTCGCGCTGGCTCGGCACCGCGCCGTGGTTCGCGCGGCTGCCCAACGCGCGCGCCATCACGGTGCGGCAGCTGATGAACCACACCAGTGGCCTCGTGCGCTACGAGTTCGATCCGCGCGCCACCGCCGTGCTGCGCGAGCAGCCGATGAAGGCGTGGACGCCCGAGGAGCGGCTCTCCTACCTGCTCGACACCAGCGCGCCCTTCGCGGCCGGCCAGGGGTGGGACTACTCCGACACGAACTACATCGTGCTGGCGATGATCCTCGAGCGGATCACCGGGCGCCCGTACTACGACGAGCTGCGGCGCCGCATCCTCGAGCCGCTGCGGCTCACGAACACGATCCCGTCCGACCGCCCCGACCTCCCCGGTCTCGCCAACGGCTACGCGGGCCCGAAGAACGACCTCGGTGGCTACGACGCGTCGCTCGACGCGAGCGGGCGCCTCCGCGTGAACCCGCAGTTCGAGTGGACGGGCGGCGGCATCGCCAGCACCACCGCCGATCTCGCGCGCTGGGGGAAGCTGCTCTACGAGGGGAAGGCGTTCGACGCGTCGCTGCTCCCGCGCATGCTCGACGGCGTGCCGTCGAAGCTCGGGCGCGACGTGAAGTACGGCCTCGGCGTCATGACGCGGCCCACCGCGCTCGGTCCGGCGTGGGGCCACTCGGGCTTCTTCCCGGGCTACGCGACGGAGCTGCTCTACTTCCCGGACCTGAAGGTCGCCGCGGCGATCCAGGTGAACGTCACCGCGCCGTATCCGCGCGGGCTCGTGCCCTTCCTCGTGGAGGCGGCGCGCACTGCGGGTGGCACGCGGTAG
- a CDS encoding SIMPL domain-containing protein, protein MTTTASSRTLLGAAALIGLGLALAGLLAGAGVARVRTADRTVSVKGVAEREARADLAIWPLRLVAADNDLGAANASLQRSLATVRGFLRAQGLDSTSGTEVALQDFGVNDAATNQYGGGGPVTTRYVIRQTLIVRSTSPERVLAASQRVGELVSAGVVLSSGGEYGTGGPTFVFTKLNALKPAMIAEATARAREGAEQFARDSRASLGGIRRASQGVFEILPRDQAQGITQEGQLVKTVRVVTTVEYGLKD, encoded by the coding sequence GTGACCACGACCGCATCCTCCCGCACGCTGCTGGGCGCCGCGGCGCTCATTGGGCTCGGCCTCGCGCTGGCGGGGCTGCTGGCCGGTGCCGGCGTGGCGCGCGTGCGCACCGCCGACCGCACCGTGAGCGTGAAGGGCGTCGCGGAGCGCGAGGCGCGGGCGGACCTGGCGATCTGGCCGCTGCGGCTGGTGGCGGCGGACAACGACCTGGGCGCGGCGAACGCGTCGCTCCAGCGGTCGCTCGCGACGGTGCGCGGCTTCCTGCGCGCGCAGGGGCTCGACTCGACGAGCGGCACCGAGGTCGCGCTGCAGGACTTCGGCGTCAACGACGCGGCGACGAACCAGTACGGCGGCGGCGGGCCGGTGACGACGCGCTACGTGATCCGGCAGACGCTGATCGTGCGCAGCACGTCGCCCGAGCGCGTGCTGGCGGCGAGCCAGCGGGTGGGGGAGCTGGTGAGCGCGGGCGTGGTGCTGTCGTCGGGCGGCGAGTACGGGACCGGCGGGCCGACGTTCGTGTTCACGAAGCTGAACGCGCTGAAGCCGGCGATGATCGCGGAGGCGACGGCGCGGGCGCGCGAGGGGGCGGAGCAGTTCGCACGCGACTCGCGCGCCTCGCTCGGTGGGATCCGCCGTGCGAGTCAGGGCGTGTTCGAGATCCTGCCGCGCGACCAGGCGCAGGGGATCACGCAGGAGGGGCAGCTGGTGAAGACGGTGCGCGTGGTGACGACGGTGGAGTACGGGCTGAAGGACTGA
- a CDS encoding tetratricopeptide repeat protein, which produces MMPHAPLLSDVDEREAVRRLQLLDPCSAWRADLADAGLPEPMDEALADQWLLWLQIATVFDRLRALPVRARAAYARSTGALWETAERVTGASRFAKVGEVMATWRGAAPELAGFRELLWAVEQGEAEGALRVSYNCLMSLTSNLRERDIRRGYADAHQGRVLRTAGLNNHAQHAFEHAERIASHAGDDWLRVRVRLGLGALQHTRGNYPLAREIFGDALRFAHPHTDLVCGAHLGLVTVARAAKDYSMALEHGWHALQCSRGIPAAEVEALTILAGLSLEVGEFAATLSSCQLAMSKSPGSRMRAELVRYIVHASLGIGDESAIHAHLPALVSSVERTPNPWQEAQGRRVLAEVFARLGDRDTAIRYLQQTREIASVHGYNELLYIADEALSHDSQTVASRFAANEGRVRAEHAVVLNEESQTVLDRLACLAAG; this is translated from the coding sequence ATGATGCCGCATGCCCCGCTCCTCTCCGACGTCGACGAACGCGAGGCGGTTCGACGGCTCCAGCTGCTCGATCCGTGCAGCGCGTGGCGCGCCGACCTGGCCGACGCCGGCCTTCCGGAGCCGATGGACGAGGCGCTCGCCGACCAGTGGCTGCTCTGGCTGCAGATCGCGACGGTGTTCGACCGGCTGCGCGCCCTGCCCGTCCGGGCGCGCGCGGCCTACGCGCGCAGCACGGGGGCGCTGTGGGAGACCGCGGAGCGCGTCACCGGCGCGTCGCGCTTCGCGAAGGTCGGCGAGGTGATGGCGACGTGGCGCGGGGCGGCGCCGGAGCTGGCGGGATTTCGGGAGCTGCTGTGGGCGGTGGAGCAGGGAGAGGCGGAGGGGGCGTTGCGGGTCTCGTACAACTGTTTGATGTCACTGACCAGCAACCTCCGCGAGCGAGACATCAGGCGCGGCTACGCGGACGCTCATCAAGGGCGAGTTCTACGTACGGCCGGATTGAATAATCACGCGCAACATGCTTTTGAGCATGCGGAACGTATCGCATCGCATGCCGGAGACGACTGGCTTCGAGTCCGCGTGCGTCTCGGACTGGGTGCGCTACAACATACGCGTGGCAACTATCCGCTCGCTCGCGAGATTTTTGGCGATGCGCTCCGGTTCGCACACCCGCATACAGATCTCGTCTGCGGCGCGCATCTCGGCTTGGTCACCGTCGCGCGCGCCGCGAAGGACTACTCGATGGCGTTAGAGCATGGTTGGCATGCGCTGCAGTGCTCGCGTGGGATACCAGCTGCGGAAGTCGAGGCTCTCACTATCCTCGCGGGACTAAGCTTGGAGGTCGGAGAGTTCGCGGCCACACTCAGCTCCTGCCAGCTCGCAATGTCGAAGTCACCGGGTTCTAGGATGCGTGCAGAACTCGTGCGCTACATCGTGCACGCTTCGCTCGGCATTGGGGACGAGAGCGCAATCCACGCCCATCTCCCTGCGCTGGTCTCCTCGGTGGAGCGTACCCCGAATCCGTGGCAGGAGGCTCAAGGACGTCGAGTCCTCGCAGAGGTTTTTGCTCGCTTGGGTGACCGCGACACAGCGATCCGTTATCTGCAGCAGACACGAGAGATCGCGTCCGTACACGGCTACAACGAGTTGCTCTATATCGCCGATGAGGCACTGAGTCACGATTCACAGACCGTTGCGTCTCGCTTCGCAGCCAATGAGGGCAGGGTTCGAGCGGAGCACGCGGTGGTCCTCAACGAGGAGTCGCAGACGGTCCTCGACCGACTCGCCTGTCTGGCGGCTGGTTGA